The following are encoded in a window of Alosa sapidissima isolate fAloSap1 chromosome 12, fAloSap1.pri, whole genome shotgun sequence genomic DNA:
- the LOC121677555 gene encoding mucin-2-like has product MACLSGLTALLTLAILISSAQFGVTQDSKIMTTAKPTTAAPSASITPANTSIPDSQTTLARTTPTPPSTAAVGGPSAADSPPNSTNSSPADISSLPTRTPALQQNILTVDATSETVTSPPLTPTRQQNTTNPITGETGKS; this is encoded by the exons ATGGCGTGTCTCTCTGGACTAACGGCCCTCTTGACTCTTGCCATCCTCATCTCCTCCGCTCAAT TTGGAGTCACACAAG ATTCTAAAATTATGACAACAGCCAAGCCCACAACAG CTGCTCCATCAGCTTCCATTACTCCTGCAAACACATCAATACCAG ATAGCCAAACCACTCTTGCACGCACCACTCCCACTCCTCCAAGCACGGCTGCTGTAGGAGGTCCTTCAGCAGCTGACTCTCCTCCCAACTCCACCAACTCATCACCAG CAGATATCAGTTCCTTACCCACACGCACCCCCGCACTTCAACAGAACATATTGACTGTAGATGCCACTAGTGAAACAG TCACCTCTCCCCCACTCACCCCCACACgtcaacaaaacacaacaaaccCAATCACCGGTGAAACAGGTAAAAGCTGA